A single window of Watersipora subatra chromosome 11, tzWatSuba1.1, whole genome shotgun sequence DNA harbors:
- the LOC137408067 gene encoding loricrin-like — MGCCCSSPSAELESGYWEKRSGYGEGCIRTSIGCTPLYNYDHHNQPSTLPGGDGFREPKDGIASYSSHNSTFKPCSREIGSSANHSYRGGHNVGGCASYSGSHNVGGCSSYGGGRDSSNCGADSGGGSCGGGSSGGGSCGGSGSGGGSHGGFSGGSSSFCGGGGDTGGGGD, encoded by the exons ATGGGCTGCTGTTGTAGCTCCCCTTCTGCTG AGCTTGAAAGTGGGTACTGGGAAAAACGAAGTGGATATGGAGAAGGATGCATCCGTACATCTATTGGTTGCACCCCATTGTATAACTACG ACCACCACAATCAACCAAGTACACTTCCTGGTGGCGATGGATTCAGAGAACCTAAAGATGGCATTGCATCATACAGCTCACATAATTCCACCTTCAAGCCGTGCAGTAGGGAAATAGGGAGCTCTGCAAATCATTCTTATCGGGGAGGTCATAACGTTGGTGGATGTGCTTCCTACAGCGGAAGCCATAATGTCGGTGGATGTAGCTCTTATGGCGGTGGCAGAGATAGCAGCAATTGTGGAGCCGACAGTGGTGGGGGTAGTTGTGGTGGGGGTAGTAGTGGTGGGGGTAGTTGTGGCGGGAGTGGTAGTGGTGGGGGTAGCCATGGTGGGTTTAGCGGAGGCTCTAGCAGTTTCTGTGGTGGAGGCGGAGACACTGGTGGAGGAGGAGATTAA